One window from the genome of Saccharicrinis carchari encodes:
- a CDS encoding ABC transporter permease encodes MNLNLYIANKIRKGEITGKKLSGPIITVATIGIVLGITVMILSLAIGTGFKKEIRDKIIGFGAHVQVVNYDYNSSFETNPIERDSAFTTMVLSIPGVKHIQEFATKPGLLKTNDNIQGVIIKGIGKDFNWTYFNQILVEGTKPDVSGEATSNDVIISSTLAKLLRLKVGDKVPMFFFQERMRARNFTVSAIYDSSLPEFDKLFIFADIRHIIKLNNWNNDQITGYEISLDEFDQTPTLAQQVDILAASRISPDGGMLRTTTITQQQPQIFGWLNLLDMNVAIILVLIVLVAGFNMISGLLIIILERTAMIGILKALGKQNHDIRKVFMYLATFIVTKGVLIGNVIGISICLIQKYAGIISLDPENYYLSTVPIHLNPLHLIYLNIGTIVVSYLMMIGPSYLATKISPVEAIRFD; translated from the coding sequence GTGAACCTTAATTTATACATAGCCAATAAAATACGCAAAGGCGAAATAACCGGAAAAAAACTGTCGGGACCCATTATAACGGTAGCCACTATTGGTATTGTTCTGGGCATAACGGTAATGATACTTTCGCTGGCCATCGGTACAGGATTCAAAAAGGAAATACGCGACAAAATTATTGGGTTTGGGGCACATGTTCAGGTGGTTAATTATGATTACAACTCCTCCTTCGAAACCAATCCCATTGAACGGGATTCTGCATTTACAACTATGGTTTTATCCATACCCGGTGTTAAACACATACAGGAATTTGCCACCAAACCCGGCTTATTAAAAACCAATGACAACATACAGGGCGTAATTATAAAAGGGATAGGTAAAGACTTCAATTGGACTTATTTTAACCAGATACTGGTAGAAGGTACCAAACCGGATGTGAGCGGAGAAGCAACATCCAATGATGTGATTATTAGCAGCACCTTAGCTAAATTACTCCGCCTTAAAGTTGGCGATAAGGTGCCCATGTTTTTTTTCCAGGAGCGAATGAGGGCGCGTAATTTTACGGTGTCGGCCATATACGATTCGAGCCTGCCCGAATTCGACAAGCTTTTTATCTTTGCCGACATCCGACATATAATTAAATTAAACAATTGGAACAACGATCAGATTACGGGTTACGAAATAAGTTTAGATGAATTTGACCAAACGCCTACCCTCGCCCAGCAAGTAGATATTTTGGCAGCCTCACGTATTTCGCCCGATGGTGGCATGTTGCGTACTACAACCATTACACAACAACAGCCCCAAATATTTGGCTGGCTAAACTTGTTGGATATGAACGTTGCCATCATCCTTGTACTTATTGTTCTTGTAGCAGGATTTAACATGATTTCGGGCTTATTGATTATTATATTAGAGCGCACGGCCATGATAGGAATACTCAAAGCCCTGGGCAAACAAAACCACGATATTCGCAAAGTATTTATGTATCTGGCCACTTTTATTGTTACCAAAGGAGTGCTTATTGGCAACGTGATAGGTATTTCCATCTGTTTGATACAAAAGTATGCAGGCATTATTTCGCTGGATCCGGAAAACTACTATTTAAGTACTGTACCCATACATTTAAAC
- the dprA gene encoding DNA-processing protein DprA, translating into MNDQLKHKMALSLIKGLGPKLIRSVVAYLGDVEAVFTEKERVLSKIPGIGTRQASLIANAHPWERVAQEIAFIQKHNIQTTFFLDDDFPARLNNCEDGPVMLYRKGEHILGGQKVLSVVGTRKVTEEGKKNCRDLIRDLAANHPDLAIVSGLAYGVDICAHRAALEFGLPTIAVLAHGLDRIYPALHRSEATELLHRGALLTEFMSETNPDKQNFVKRNRIVAGLSDATVVVESAAKGGALITAHLAQSYNRDVLAFPGRADDEFSRGCNKLIKTNVAALIENAADLEYALGWEVEDQRGEAQQLNFFNEPTGELGVIFNLIRKEKVASVNYLSISTGIPVAKISTLLLQLEFDGLLKSLPGNMYRCL; encoded by the coding sequence TTGAACGACCAACTTAAGCATAAAATGGCCCTTAGCCTGATAAAAGGTTTAGGCCCTAAACTAATAAGAAGTGTAGTTGCCTATCTGGGCGATGTAGAGGCTGTTTTTACTGAAAAAGAAAGGGTGCTAAGCAAGATACCCGGTATCGGTACACGACAGGCTTCGCTGATAGCCAATGCCCATCCCTGGGAGCGGGTGGCGCAGGAAATAGCTTTTATTCAAAAACACAATATTCAAACAACATTTTTTCTGGACGACGATTTTCCTGCACGGCTCAACAATTGTGAGGACGGCCCTGTGATGTTGTACAGAAAAGGTGAGCATATCCTGGGCGGACAAAAAGTGTTGTCGGTAGTGGGTACACGAAAGGTTACCGAGGAGGGGAAAAAGAATTGCCGTGATTTGATCCGCGATCTGGCGGCAAACCATCCCGACCTTGCCATTGTAAGCGGATTGGCCTATGGGGTGGATATATGCGCCCACCGTGCCGCCTTGGAGTTTGGCCTCCCCACCATAGCGGTATTGGCGCATGGCCTCGATCGCATTTACCCGGCACTGCACCGCAGCGAAGCCACCGAGTTGCTACACCGGGGTGCCTTGCTCACCGAGTTTATGAGCGAAACCAACCCCGACAAACAAAATTTTGTGAAACGAAACCGCATCGTGGCCGGCCTGTCCGATGCCACGGTGGTGGTAGAATCGGCAGCGAAAGGCGGTGCCCTGATTACGGCTCATCTGGCGCAATCCTACAATCGCGATGTGCTCGCTTTTCCGGGACGCGCCGACGATGAGTTTAGCCGGGGCTGCAACAAATTGATTAAAACCAATGTGGCGGCACTCATCGAAAATGCAGCTGATTTGGAATACGCGCTAGGCTGGGAGGTAGAAGATCAAAGAGGGGAGGCACAACAACTCAATTTTTTTAACGAGCCTACCGGCGAACTCGGTGTAATATTCAACCTAATCCGTAAGGAAAAAGTGGCATCGGTCAATTATCTGAGCATCAGCACAGGCATTCCTGTGGCCAAAATATCAACGCTCCTGCTGCAACTCGAGTTTGATGGCCTTCTTAAAAGCCTTCCCGGCAACATGTATCGTTGTTTGTAA